The DNA segment TTTTCTACAGAAAGAGTTGTTAGTTCAGAGATATTTAATTTTCCGACATAAACAGACCTGCTTTCTATTTTTAAGCGAGTTCCTTTGCAGGATTCACATGGTTTAAAATTCATGTATTCTTGAATTTCTTCCCTTGAAAAGTTGGATTCTGTTTCAAGGTAGCGTCTTTTTAAATTCGGGATAACACCTTCAAAAGATTTCATATAAGTTACACGCTTATCTTGACTTTGATAATGAAAAGCAATCTGTTCCTCTCCAGAACCGTGCAAAAGGATATTTTTAAAATTTTCAGGAAGGTCTTTATAAGGCGTATATATATCAACTTTGTAATGTTTAGTTAAAGCTTCAAGAAAATCAACATAAAACATGGAATTTCTATTTGACCAGATGGCTATAGCACCTTCCCTTAAAGATAATTCATGATTTGGAATTACAAGATTCGGATCAAATTCGGTTGTTTGTCCTATTCCTCCGCATTCATGACAGGCTCCTTGAGGTGAATTAAAAGAAAAGCTTGCTGGAGTAAATTCTTTATAACTTATTCCGCAGGTAACGCAGGCCATTTTTTGACTGAATAAAAGAGTATCTTTTCCATCTACATCAATGGAAACAATGCCGTCTGAAATAGAAAAAGCTAATTCTAAAGAATCGGCGAGTCTATTTTTTATTGAGTCTTTAATAACAAGCCTGTCTATTACAGCATCAATTGCATGTTTTTTGTTTTTATCGAGTTTTGGAGTTTCTTCAATATCAAAAATTTCCCCATTAATTTTAAGCCTTGCAAAACCTTCTTTTTTCATTTTTGCGAATAATTTTTCATGGGTTCCTTTTTGATTTGAAATAAGAGGCGCTAAAATCATTATCTTAGTTTTTTCGGGCAATGATAATATCTGGTCAATTATTTGATCAATAGATTGAAAAGTAATTGGCTTTCCGCATTTATAACAATGGGGCAAGCCTATCCTTGAATACAGAAGCCTAAAATAATCGTATATTTCTGTAACTGTTCCTACAGTTGATCTGGGATTATGACTTGCTGTTTTTTGTTCAATTGCAATTGCTGGTGATAAGCCTTCAATCAAATCTACATCCGGCTTATCCATTCTTTCTAAAAACTGACGAGCATAGGTTGAAAGGGATTCCACATACCGCCTTTGTCCTTCAGCATAAAGCGTGTCAAAGGCAATGGTAGATTTTCCTGAACCTGACAAACCTGTGATTACAATAAAACTGTTTCTTGGCAATTCTAAATTAATATTTTTTAAATTATGTTGTCTTGCGCCTCTAATAATTATTTTATCTTCCATATTTTTTTAAGCTTAAGTTGAAAGTTTTAGGTTTAGTACAACTAAGACATATGCATAGCTTTATTATTGATAATAATTTAAATAAACTAATTAATTATCTTCTACATCTAATATTTTTAGCCTTAGTCATATATTTATATTATTGATAAATGTATCAATAATATAAATTATCTATCAAAAAATTTTATAATGCGAGATATTTTCTTTTAGAAAGACATGAAGCATGTTCAGCTGCCATTTTTATTGCGGCAATAAGACTGCTCGGGTCAGATTGGCCTGTGCCTGCAATGTCATAAGCAGTTCCGTGGTCAACGGAAGTTCTGATTATCGATATTCCTAAAGTAGTATTAACGCCATCTTTAAAATGAATCATCTTAAATGGTATAAGACCTTGGTCGTGATACATACATATTACAGCATGGTATTTGCCTTGGGAAGCATTATAAAAAACAGTATCAGGTGGAAATGGACCTAAAGCATTGATACCTTTATCTTTTGCAAGATTAATTGCAGGGGTAATGATTTGAGATTCTTCTTGTCCGAATAATCCATCTTCGCCAGAGTGTGGATTTAAACCAGCCACTGCGATGATTGGATTTTCAAAACCAAATTTTTCATAAAGAGCCTTTGCTGTTATTTCTATTGTTTTTAAAATTTTATCAGTAGATATTAAATTAGGAACCTTTGATAAAGCTACATGAATAGTAACGAGGGAAACTCTTAAGATATTTCCAGCCATCATCATAATGTATTCTGAAGAATTAGTCCTTTCAGCGAAAAGCTCTGTATGACCTGGGTATTTGCTATTAGATAATTTCATTGCCATTTTATTTATTGGACAGGTTACAACCCCAGCTATTTCTTCTTTTAAAGCCATATCAATAGCTAAATTAATATAGCCCATCATTGCTTCAGATGTTTGAACATTTGGTTTTCCCCAGAAATCTTTATTAACATTTATGTTTGAACAATTAACTATATCAATAGTTCCTGGTTGATATACCCCTTTTTGAACATTTTCAATTATATTTAAGTTGACATTCCCTTTTATAATAGACTGTGCATATTCAAGAACTTTGACATCACCAAATACTACAGGATTGCAGAGTTCATAAATATTTTTATTGTTTAGACCAGATAAAACTATTTCAGGCCCTATTCCTACAGGGTCTCCCATTGTTATGCCTATGATAGGCTTAGATATATTCATAAAAACCTCTCTAATACTTTAAAAAAACTATAATATAAAACTTTTAAGGCTCAATAGTAATCTTCAGTTATTTTTTTTTCAATTAAAAATATTTGGGTTTTTATTAAGAGCAGGCTTGATTTCAATCAAAAACGTTGAAAATAGAAGAAAATAAAAGAAAATAAAAGAAACGATTTTTATAGTTTTTGACAATAAAATGATTATAACTTTGAATTTCCTTTTTATTAACAGTGATGTTGCTCAAAAATGATTCTATTTTTTTGAAAGCCAATAATTTATATTTTTTATAAATAAAATTAAATATTTAGTTCTTATTGATAACTCGGATTTTATTTCAACTTTTTTGTTTATATATCGGCCTTGACTGTAAATTACAGATGAATTATTTATTGACAATAATTTTGAGAAATAAAATATTTTCATGATAAACAGGTTTAATTACCTATATTTAGTTTTTATGTAAAAAAGGGGATGAATCATATATGGAGGCCATTTGGGAGCAAGCAAAGTTAAATATTAAAAATGTTATTCCAGAAAATTATCACAAAATGTGGATAGAACCTATAAAATTTAACAAGTTTGAAAATGGTAATATTCTTCTTTCATGCCCAAACATTTTTTTTCAAAAGCGTATTCATGAAAATTATCTATCAACAATTGAAGAAGAAATAAATAAGCTTTCAATCACTCCTTATAAAGTTTGTTTGGGCATTGAGCCAAAAGTTACTAAACCTGCTAAAGAAAAAGAACGTAAGGAGAATGATAATAAGGAAACATTGATAGTTGCTCAAGATATTAAACCTGTTAAGCCTCAATCAATTCAGACTCCTACTCAGCTTTTATTGCCCGATGTTCAGACAAAGCCTAATTTTGGACGTTTTTTTAGAAAAGATTTTACATTTGACCATTTTATTGTGGGTAGTAATAATGATTTTGCTTATTCTGCTGCTCTTTCAATGGCTTCAAAGAGTAATTCACCTGAGAATTCACTATTTTTACACTCTGATACAGGTATGGGAAAAAGTCATCTTTCTCAAGCTATTGGAAACCAAATATTAAAAAATGAACCTTCGTTTAGGATTTTTTATTTAAGCGCAGAGGACTTTACCTATGAAATGGGGTTAGGTTATAAAAATAATAATATAGATCAATTTAAAGAAAAATATAGAAATAATTGCGATGTTTTATTATTGGAAGATATTCATTGTTTAGCTGGAAAAGAAAAAACCCAATCTGAACTTGCGATGACTCTTGATTATTTAATGGAATCAAAAAAGAAAATAATATTTTCAAGCTGCTATCTTCCTTCAGAGATTCCTAAAATGAGCGAACAATTAATCTCTCGTTTGAATAGTTCTATAATATCTAATATTGATCCCCCAGATTTTAGAACTCGAGTAAAAATATTACAAAAAAAATCTAAAATTAAAGGGTTTATTAATCTTTCGTCTAATATTATCGAATATTTAGCGAGCGAGCTTTCAGAAAATGTTAGACTGCTTGAAAGCGGACTTGTAGGAGTTGTTACTAAAGCATCTTTGTTAGGCATTCCGATAGATCTTCCCCTTGTTGAAAGCGTAATAAAAAATTTAGTAAAAAAGACAAAAGCTATTACAATAGATTCGATAAAAAAAATTGTATGCAAAGAATATAGTGTATCTACCGACGACCTTATTTCAAAGTCAAGAAAAACAAGTATAGTACGTCCAAGACAAATAGCTATGTATCTATCAAGAAAATATACTGATCAACCTTTTCAAACAATTGGTAAAAATTTTAATAGATATCATGCTACCGCTATCCACTCGATAAATTCAGTTGAAAAAGATATAAAAGCTAAAGGGCCTATGTATAAACAAGTGGAATACTTATGTAAAAAAATTGAAGCAGGAGAATTTTAAATGAGTACATAAAAAAAGTTGCACTCATTTAAATTTTTACAGTCATGGGTTTCACAAATTCTACATTTAAAAAATTAAACGCCATTGTCGGAAAGAATAACTGCACAAAAATCAAAGAAGATACCTATTGTTATTCTTATGATTCTCATAATAAAGGAGTTTTGCCTTGCGCTGTTGTTTTTCCTAAAAATGCTGAAGAAATTTCACAAATCCTTAAAATAGCTAATCAAGAAAATTTTTATGTAATACCTCGGGGCGCAGGAACCGGCATGACTGGAGGATGTGTCCCTGTCCACAGCAGTGTTATAATAAGCACCGCCCGAATGAACAAAATAATCGAAATTAATACTAATGATCTTATTTCTCGTGTTGAGCCCGGTGTAATCACTGGAGATTTTCATCGAGCTGTTCAAAAAAAAGGCCTTTTTTATCCACCGGATCCTTCAAGTTCAGATATTTCAACAATAGGAGGAAATGTAGGAGAATGTGCTGGCGGGCCTAAGGCTGTAAAATATGGAGTTACAAAAGATTATGTGTTAGGCCTTGAGGTAGTTTTGCCTACGGGCGAAATTATAAAAACAGGCGTAAAAACAGCTAAAGGCGTTGTCGGTTACGATATAACAAAACTTATGGTCGGTTCAGAAGGAACTCTTGGAATTATAACAGAAATAACGTTAAAACTACTTCCTCTTCCTGAAAAGGTAAAAACTCTTTCAATATCTTTTGATAAAATTAATAATGCTGCTGAAACTGTTTCTGAAATTATAAGAAGCAATATAATTCCAAGAGTAATCGAGTTTATGGATAATGCCTCTATCAGATGCGTTGAAGATTATGCAAACTTAGGCATTCCGACTAATGTAGAAGCTTTATTAATAATTGAACTTGATGGAACAGAATTAGATGTTAATTTTTCAATGGAAAAATTAATTGCTATTTGCAAAAAA comes from the Desulfobacterales bacterium genome and includes:
- the pdxA gene encoding 4-hydroxythreonine-4-phosphate dehydrogenase PdxA is translated as MNISKPIIGITMGDPVGIGPEIVLSGLNNKNIYELCNPVVFGDVKVLEYAQSIIKGNVNLNIIENVQKGVYQPGTIDIVNCSNINVNKDFWGKPNVQTSEAMMGYINLAIDMALKEEIAGVVTCPINKMAMKLSNSKYPGHTELFAERTNSSEYIMMMAGNILRVSLVTIHVALSKVPNLISTDKILKTIEITAKALYEKFGFENPIIAVAGLNPHSGEDGLFGQEESQIITPAINLAKDKGINALGPFPPDTVFYNASQGKYHAVICMYHDQGLIPFKMIHFKDGVNTTLGISIIRTSVDHGTAYDIAGTGQSDPSSLIAAIKMAAEHASCLSKRKYLAL
- the dnaA gene encoding chromosomal replication initiator protein DnaA yields the protein MEAIWEQAKLNIKNVIPENYHKMWIEPIKFNKFENGNILLSCPNIFFQKRIHENYLSTIEEEINKLSITPYKVCLGIEPKVTKPAKEKERKENDNKETLIVAQDIKPVKPQSIQTPTQLLLPDVQTKPNFGRFFRKDFTFDHFIVGSNNDFAYSAALSMASKSNSPENSLFLHSDTGMGKSHLSQAIGNQILKNEPSFRIFYLSAEDFTYEMGLGYKNNNIDQFKEKYRNNCDVLLLEDIHCLAGKEKTQSELAMTLDYLMESKKKIIFSSCYLPSEIPKMSEQLISRLNSSIISNIDPPDFRTRVKILQKKSKIKGFINLSSNIIEYLASELSENVRLLESGLVGVVTKASLLGIPIDLPLVESVIKNLVKKTKAITIDSIKKIVCKEYSVSTDDLISKSRKTSIVRPRQIAMYLSRKYTDQPFQTIGKNFNRYHATAIHSINSVEKDIKAKGPMYKQVEYLCKKIEAGEF
- a CDS encoding FAD-binding protein, giving the protein MGFTNSTFKKLNAIVGKNNCTKIKEDTYCYSYDSHNKGVLPCAVVFPKNAEEISQILKIANQENFYVIPRGAGTGMTGGCVPVHSSVIISTARMNKIIEINTNDLISRVEPGVITGDFHRAVQKKGLFYPPDPSSSDISTIGGNVGECAGGPKAVKYGVTKDYVLGLEVVLPTGEIIKTGVKTAKGVVGYDITKLMVGSEGTLGIITEITLKLLPLPEKVKTLSISFDKINNAAETVSEIIRSNIIPRVIEFMDNASIRCVEDYANLGIPTNVEALLIIELDGTELDVNFSMEKLIAICKKRGAKEIKTASTKEETDSLWKARKSISPALLKYGTYKINEDIVVPRSKIPLMVKKIQELQKKSGLHIVSFGHIGDGNIHVNVIVNKDNTEELEKGETIISEIFDYTIELGGTISGEHGIGITKLKYLPKEISEPAIALMKRIKKSFDPNGILNPGKIFE